A DNA window from Engraulis encrasicolus isolate BLACKSEA-1 chromosome 3, IST_EnEncr_1.0, whole genome shotgun sequence contains the following coding sequences:
- the mrps30 gene encoding 39S ribosomal protein S30, mitochondrial, whose amino-acid sequence MAAVMARLSVRQFSSFRGPALSASVSANISDNVAKYPPILPSRTAKSRSAKRRRVAEFFDALRSYSVQDKLTAHTKFQRMKYVVYPQTFALNADRWYQHFTKTAYISGLPEKFSSTRPDIQGAAESASHAPVSQVDNATFEEMRSFVSDALLQENCHVGKGRTFLYKELRQSVDPFLRNMASGLACILAKQSPLLQTSTFDSNPEVNFYWMRGKRIIPCGHRVRRPEPLRFQIEDRPNSQLRIPQQLPEFLPLGSEIAVEVPVVHHLPDRLPLFRRQYENSIHAGAKVDDPYCYGHTQFHLVSERLRTDDVNKRKSGDYVGVALRANAVASLFAWTGAQAMYQGFWCGEDVDRPFASQAVITDGQHFSFFCYQLNTLALTDEADVNNSRKNLCWGTEGLKLYDHISGNQVVGLNDDVIRLLAQFLLNGA is encoded by the exons ATGGCGGCTGTCATGGCAAGGTTGTCGGTGCGCCAGTTTAGTAGTTTCAGAGGACCAGCGCTTTCAGCCAGCGTAAGCGCAAATATTTCTGATAATGTAGCTAAATATCCCCCCATTCTGCCATCACGAACGGCTAAAAGTAGATCAGCGAAACGGCGACGTGTGGCGGAATTCTTTGATGCGCTCCGAAGCTACAGTGTGCAGGATAAGCTAACTGCTCACACTAAATTCCAGCGGATGAAATATGTTGTGTATCCTCAGACTTTTGCGTTGAATGCCGACAGATGGTATCAACATTTTACTAAAACGGCGTATATCAGTGGGCTTCCAGAAAAATTCTCCTCTACAAGACCTGACATACAGGGTGCTGCAGAGTCAGCGAGTCATGCACCAGTTTCCCAAGTTGACAATGCTACATTTGAAGAGATGCGCTCTTTCGTCTCGGATGCCCTTCTACAGGAGAACTGTCATGTCGGAAAGGGGAGAACCTTTCTGTATAAGGAGCTTCGGCAGTCAGTGGACCCTTTCCTCAGAAACATGGCCAGTGGCTTAGCGTGTATTTTGGCCAAGCAGAGTCCCTTGCTTCAAACATCTACTTTCG ACTCCAACCCTGAAGTCAACTTCTACTGGATGAGAGGGAAAAGGATTATTCCCTGCGGTCATCGAGTGAGGAGGCCAGAGCCACTCCGATTTCAGATTGAGGACAGACCAAATTCTCAGCTGAGGATACCACAGCAACTTCCTGAA TTTCTTCCACTTGGGAGTGAGATTGCAGTGGAGGTTCCAGTGGTGCATCATCTGCCGGACCGGCTTCCCTTGTTTAGGAGGCAGTATGAGAATAGCATCCATGCAG GTGCCAAGGTGGATGACCCATATTGCTATGGGCACACACAGTTCCACCTGGTGTCTGAACGCTTACGCACCGACGATGTCAACAAACGCAAATCTGGAGACTATGTGGGAGTCGCACTAAGAGCAAACGCCGTTGCCAGCCTTTTCGCTTGGACAGGAGCCCAGGCAATGTATCAAG GTTTTTGGTGTGGGGAGGATGTGGACAGACCTTTTGCATCCCAGGCCGTCATCACGGACGGTCAGCACTTCTCCTTCTTCTGCTACCAGCTCAACACTTTAGCTCTGACGGACGAAGCCGACGTCAACAACAGCCGCAAGAACCTCTGCTGGGGTACCGAGGGCCTGAAGCTCTACGACCACATCAGCGGTAACCAGGTCGTTGGACTGAACGATGACGTCATACGACTGCTGGCCCAGTTTCTGTTGAATGGAGCGTAG
- the LOC134446272 gene encoding selenocysteine insertion sequence-binding protein 2-like, with protein sequence MEADVHHRKKSRNVKESFAHRRRGKQEAQSNSLTSHQQKVLPPSTPFEVNSSDFPELGDDPSHCPTNTLVRSHSSQSHTAVRGFAASNSKTQSREAPVSLLDLKGLHSAMQDKETAMQAEANHYPKVTSWANVASQPPKKTPVCNPTKSNSSIKQTTDQITEQTDGTSKKKKRRKKKNPQSTSEDADVDKLETFTVIEPPKFEDEEEFPGLVLAPVSFRHGLEFKKTLQSDVVEYGIPAQQPEVNARLSIQGKQKGQAQQKPSSGRKSKVPVQLDLGNMLAALELKQQSQKGKADHKPVKLSVGGAPPVTQREAPHQKKAVWGPEKIAHNPLDSTSPLVKKGKQREVPKAKKPTPLKRVILKEREERKQKRLLEEHGLSVPPEDQDAAPSTEDQGSSLSADDLPVTGVDAEESSSNLEQTDSIGGIDSLVSDCTEGHSTTALDTTTIPNHPKIHSRKFRDYCSQVLNKDLDECASALLKELCRFQDRLYQKDPRKARMKRRLVMGLREVLKNLKLHKVKCVIISPNCERVQAKGGLDEVLYTIINMCREQEIPFVFALSRKALGRSVNKAVPVSLVGIFNYEGAQDLYSKMIALSCEARKAYEDMVAGLQESSQDQQENDQDQEAETNALACNESSPTTFCTEEPAYISVWRKMLEKGYSGQLEGMMRIPTDEDLDPVADNTAA encoded by the exons ATGGAAGCAGACGTGCATCACCGCAAGAAGAGCAGAAATGTCAAGGAATCATTTGCACATAGGAGAAGAG GCAAGCAAGAGGCCCAGTCAAATTCCCTTACGTCGCATCAGCAAAAGGTCTTGCCGCCCAGCACACCATTCGAAGTGAACTCATCAGATTTCCCAGAACTTGGGGATGATCCATCCCATTGTCCCACCAACACCCTGGTGCGCAGTCATTCCTCACAATCGCACACTGCTGTCAGGGGTTTTGCAGCATCTAACAGCAAA ACACAGTCACGTGAAGCCCCAGTCAGCCTTTTGGATCTGAAAGGATTGCATTCAGCTATGCAGGACAAAG AAACCGCAATGCAAGCAGAAGCCAATCATTATCCGAAAGTGACCTCTTGGGCAAATGTTGCATCCCAGCCACCAAAGAAAACTCCAGTCTGTAatcctaccaagtcaaattcatcAATAAAG CAAACCACAGATCAAATAACAGAACAAACGGATGGCACgtcgaagaagaaaaaaagaagaaagaagaagaaccCTCAGTCAACCTCCGAAGATGCAGACGTGGACAAACTGGAGACATTCACGGTGATAGAGCCTCCAAAGTTTGAA GACGAAGAGGAATTTCCTGGACTTGTCCTCGCCCCTGTCTCTTTCCGCCATGGGCTGGAGTTCAAAAAAACACTTCAGAGTGAT GTTGTAGAGTATGGTATCCCTGCACAGCAACCTGAGGTGAATGCAAGGCTGTCTATTCAGGGGAAGCAGAAGGGACAAGCACAGCAG AAACCCAGCAGTGGAAGGAAGAGTAAAGTTCCCGTACAGCTGGATCTGGGGAACATGCTTGCTGCGTTGGAGCTCAAGCAACAGTCCCAGAAAGGCAAAGCTGACCACAAGCCAGTCAAATTATCAG TGGGAGGTGCCCCACCGGTGACCCAGAGAGAAGCGCCCCATCAGAAGAAGGCCGTGTGGGGGCCAGAGAAGATCGCACACAACCCCCTGGACTCCACCAGTCCCTTGGTGAAGAAGGGGAAGCAGAGAGAGGTGCCCAAGGCTAAAAAGCCAACACCGTTAAAGAGG GTGattctgaaggagagagaggaacgaAAACAAAAGCGTTTGCTGGAGGAACACGGCTTATCAGTCCCTCCTGAAGACCAAGATGCAGCTCCCTCCACTGAAGACCAAGGCTCATCTCTCTCAGCAGACGACCTGCCGGTTACGGGTGTGGACGCCGAAGAGAGTTCCAGTAACTTGGAACAAACGGATTCTATAG GAGGGATCGATAGTCTTGTCTCTGACTGCACTGAAGGTCATTCCACTACAGCACTGGACACTACCACCATTCCTAATCACCCTAAAATTCACAGCAGGAAATTTAGAGA CTACTGCAGCCAGGTGCTGAATAAGGACCTGGATGAGTGTGCCAGTGCACTGCTCAAGGAGCTGTGCCGCTTCCAGGACCGCCTGTACCAGAAGGACCCCCGCAAGGCCCGCATGAAGCGCAGACTGGTCATGGGCCTGCGTGAGGTCCTCAAGAACCTCAAGCTCCACAAGGTCAAATGTGTCATCATCTCGCCCAACTGCGAACGCGTCCAGGCCAAAG GTGGTCTAGATGAAGTCCTCTACACAATCATCAACATGTGCAGGGAGCAGGAGATTCCCTTCGTCTTCGCTCTCTCTCGGAAGGCTCTGGGCCGGAGTGTCAACAAAGCTGTTCCTGTCAGTCTTGTTGGCATATTCAACTACGAAGGAGCCCAG GATCTCTACAGTAAAATGATTGCACTATCATGTGAGGCTAGGAAGGCCTATGAAGACATGGTTGCAGGCCTGCAGGAATCTTCCCAAGACCAGCAGGAAAATGACCAAGACCAGGAAGCAGAGACCAATGCACTAGCTTGCAACGAGTCCTCACCCACTACCTTTTGTACTGAGGAGCCAGCATATA TCTCGGTGTGGAGGAAGATGCTGGAGAAGGGGTACAGTGGGCAGCTGGAGGGCATGATGAGGATCCCCACTGATGAGGACCTGGACCCAGTGGCTGACAACACTGCCGCTTAG